A genomic stretch from Sphingomonas sp. HDW15A includes:
- a CDS encoding SPOR domain-containing protein, whose product MVAKQREAARTWPKMPSPGPAGQVIQLGAFSTRARAQNAYRERLARYPVLSGMPQVIVPVITQPRGEILYVLRLGTQSREQSNVVCRNLRTSGDHCLVIG is encoded by the coding sequence GTGGTCGCCAAGCAGCGCGAGGCTGCCCGGACCTGGCCGAAGATGCCTTCGCCCGGTCCTGCCGGACAGGTCATTCAGCTCGGCGCATTCTCCACTCGCGCTCGTGCCCAAAACGCCTATCGCGAAAGGCTGGCCCGCTATCCGGTGCTCTCGGGGATGCCGCAGGTGATCGTCCCCGTCATCACGCAGCCGCGCGGCGAGATACTTTACGTCTTGCGCCTGGGTACCCAGTCGCGCGAACAGTCGAACGTCGTTTGCCGTAACCTGCGGACAAGCGGCGATCATTGCCTGGTCATCGGTTAG
- a CDS encoding SPOR domain-containing protein, translated as MQSDGEALPWLEAVDDEDEPRGLSAAKMLAALALVLAGIAIVVVTLFYIGREQGGSGPPELIRAPQGPYKMKPTDPGGLDVSGESGTAFATGAGVDTDSALDVSRMDEPPPPPPAKEGEPMRKPPNEAKEPVEPQPAPTPAGPAGSTVQLGAYGSTAKAETAWKMLSVRFPEVAALSKQVVPYNGGYRLRATAGSPAQAKAACSAVAAGGENCFVVR; from the coding sequence ATGCAATCTGATGGCGAGGCACTGCCCTGGCTCGAGGCGGTCGACGACGAGGATGAGCCGCGCGGGCTATCCGCGGCAAAGATGCTCGCCGCCCTGGCCCTCGTCCTGGCCGGCATTGCGATCGTCGTCGTTACGCTGTTCTATATCGGGCGCGAGCAAGGCGGATCCGGTCCACCGGAGCTGATCCGCGCGCCACAAGGCCCCTACAAGATGAAACCGACCGATCCGGGAGGGCTGGACGTCAGCGGCGAAAGCGGGACGGCGTTCGCGACCGGAGCCGGGGTCGACACCGATAGCGCGCTCGATGTTTCGCGGATGGACGAGCCGCCGCCTCCGCCGCCCGCAAAGGAAGGCGAGCCGATGCGAAAGCCGCCCAACGAGGCCAAGGAGCCGGTCGAGCCGCAACCGGCACCGACGCCTGCTGGCCCGGCAGGATCGACGGTCCAGCTTGGGGCTTACGGCTCGACCGCCAAGGCGGAAACTGCGTGGAAAATGCTCTCTGTCCGATTCCCCGAGGTCGCGGCACTTTCCAAGCAGGTGGTGCCTTACAACGGCGGCTACCGGCTTCGCGCGACCGCCGGTTCGCCCGCCCAGGCCAAGGCCGCCTGCTCCGCCGTCGCGGCCGGCGGCGAAAACTGCTTCGTCGTGCGATGA